From the genome of Eucalyptus grandis isolate ANBG69807.140 chromosome 2, ASM1654582v1, whole genome shotgun sequence, one region includes:
- the LOC104422830 gene encoding uncharacterized protein LOC104422830 encodes MAVATMVMLNENHPRLKLHDLSNLNKCVDYYWPEISTSVPMILLRTSERDKNVSGSTDLSSLVIGSPPRSTRLAWLLDQRWLQPSLLLLACLAVISVLLPTLALGNVLSPLLSPVADDVCKEVKCGKGTCKPSGNSTFFHECECEPGWKQTLSSTDLHLNFLPCVIPNCTLNFSCMKSPASAEEKARQANESIFNPCHWADCGGGSCNKTSIVSYSCLCDEGYYNLFNLTAFPCYKQCAIGLDCSNLGISSSNNTASAPPSAPSDGSRGSLMQGSYRWLVALMFFLGILQCP; translated from the exons ATGGCAGTGGCGACGATGGTGATGCTGAACGAGAACCACCCGCGGCTGAAGCTCCACGACCTCTCCAACCTCAACAAGTGCGTCGACTACTACTGGCCCGAGATCTCCACCAGCGTCCCCATGAT TCTTTTGAGGACAAGCGAGAGAGACAAAAACGTAAGTGGGTCGACAGATCTTTCGTCATTGGTCATCGGGTCGCCGCCCCGCAGTACTCGCTTAGCTTGGCTTCTTGATCAGCGATGGCTTCAGCCGTCGTTGCTGCTGCTGGCTTGTCTCGCCGTGATCTCCGTTCTGCTGCCCACGCTTGCTCTCGGCAACGTCTTGTCCCCTCTCCTTTCGCCCGTCGCGG ATGATGTGTGCAAGGAAGTGAAATGTGGGAAAGGAACGTGCAAGCCCAGTGGGAACAGCACTTTCTTTCATGAATGTGAATGTGAACCTGGATGGAAGCAAACTCTTTCAAGCACTGATCTTCATCTGAATTTCCTCCCTTGTGTAATTCCTAact GCACCCTCAATTTCTCATGCATGAAATCCCCTGCTTCAGCTGAGGAGAAAGCAAGACAAGCTAACGAATCAATTTTCAACC CCTGTCATTGGGCTGATTGCGGAGGTGGCTCCTGTAACAAGACTTCAATTGTCTCATACAGTTGCCTATGTGATGAGGGCTACTACAATCTCTTCAATCTCACTGCTTTCCCATGCTACAAACAGT GTGCAATTGGTTTGGATTGCTCGAATCTTGGGATTTCATCTTCAAATAATACTGCTTCAGCACCCCCTTCAGCACCCAGTGATGGGTCTAGAG GCTCACTTATGCAAGGGAGTTATCGCTGGTTAGTTGCCCTGATGTTCTTTTTGGGCATTCTTCAGTGCCCATAA
- the LOC104422815 gene encoding protein IQ-DOMAIN 14, producing MGKTGKWLRHFLTGKKDRDHKEKDKSSANHTHNASSFPSENPTTPISFLPTTPKEKRRWSFRRSSASPATPSKDLNSSELVASTTATPPALLATLDSENEQKKHAMAVAAATAAAADAAVAAAQAAAAVIRLTAAANGRGSAIEEAAAIKIQSVFRSYLARKALRALKGLVKLQALVRGHLVRKQATATLRCIQALVTVQARARANRLRSAEVPKPTDPRLSTHRKSTQDNRFRNIYHESEKMMEENIKIVEMDIGESKASTKSRNSYSTHPEPEWIDPKFSAHRAYFKPENNQISPAPSALTELSPRTCSGHFEDYSLGMVQSSPQFSSAVSKPDPAPIPFAFPRSEYAESLSYDYPLYPNYMANTESSRAKARSQSAPKQRPDIYYERQPSRRRPSLEGRNVPRAMRMQRSSSHVGSAAQNYQYPWSIKLDKSTMSLKESECGSTSTVLTNANYCRSLVSFDVHGNRY from the exons ATGGGAAAGACAGGAAAGTGGCTCAGACACTTCTTGACGGGCAAGAAAGACAGGGATCACAAAGAGAAGGACAAGAGCTCAGCCAATCACACCCACAATGCCTCCTCGTTTCCGTCTGAAAACCCGACGACCCCGATCTCATTCCTGCCCACGACTCCGAAGGAGAAGCGGCGTTGGAGCTTCCGGCGATCATCTGCTTCGCCAGCAACTCCTTCAAAGGACCTGAATTCCTCAGAACTTGTTGCCTCTACTACTGCAACACCACCAGCCCTGTTGGCCACCCTAGACTCTGAGAATGAGCAGAAGAAGCACGCGATGGCCGTGGCAGCAGCAACTGCTGCTGCCGCCGATGCGGCAGTGGCAGCTGCACAGGCTGCGGCTGCCGTGATCCGGCTGACTGCAGCTGCTAACGGAAGAGGCAGCGCCATTGAGGAGGCTGCTGCAATCAAGATCCAATCAGTGTTCAGATCTTACTTG GCGAGGAAAGCACTTCGCGCGTTGAAAGGGCTGGTGAAGTTGCAGGCGTTGGTGAGGGGTCACCTGGTGAGGAAACAGGCCACGGCAACTCTCCGGTGCATACAGGCATTGGTGACGGTCCAGGCCAGGGCCCGGGCAAACAGGCTACGCAGCGCCGAGGTCCCAAAGCCCACCGACCCAAGACTCTCGACGCACCGGAAATCCACTCAAGACAATCGGTTCCGCAACATATACCAT GAATCTGAGAAAATGATGGAGGAGAATATAAAGATTGTAGAGATGGACATAGGGGAATCAAAAGCAAGCACAAAGAGCAGGAATAGCTACTCCACTCATCCGGAGCCCGAGTGGATCGATCCCAAATTCTCGGCGCACCGGGCATACTTCAAGCCCGAGAACAACCAGATATCCCCGGCGCCATCAGCCCTTACAGAGCTCAGCCCAAGAACCTGCAGTGGCCACTTCGAGGATTACTCCCTCGGGATGGTTCAGAGCAGCCCGCAATTCTCCTCAGCCGTGTCCAAGCCTGACCCTGCTCCGATACCCTTCGCCTTCCCTAGGTCCGAGTACGCAGAATCCCTCTCTTACGACTACCCATTGTACCCAAACTACATGGCCAACACTGAGTCCTCCCGGGCCAAGGCCCGATCCCAGAGCGCGCCGAAACAGAGGCCAGACATTTACTATGAGAGGCAGCCGAGCCGGAGAAGGCCCTCGTTGGAGGGGAGGAACGTGCCACGCGCAATGAGGATGCAGCGGTCATCGTCACACGTCGGGTCGGCGGCCCAAAACTACCAGTATCCCTGGTCAATCAAGCTGGATAAGTCGACAATGTCGCTTAAGGAGAGTGAGTGTGGATCCACCAGCACAGTGCTCACAAACGCCAATTACTGCAGATCCCTAGTTTCATTTGAT GTTCATGGAAACAGGTACTGA